TCGACGAGACCGCCGCGGGCCACGTTGATGAACAACGCACCCTTCTTCATGCGGCCGAACATGTCGGCATTGAAAAGTTTCCTCGTCTGATCGGTCAAAGGCACCGCCGCAACCACGACATCGGCCTTGCCGATCAGATCGGGTAGTTCGTTGGCGAGCCCGACATAGTCGACGAAGTCCGGTTTTTCGCGGCTCGAGTTCCGCGTGCCGATGATTTTCATGTCGAACTTGTGCGCAACCTTCGCCACATCGGTGCCCAGCCCGCCGAGGCCCACGACCAACATGGTCTGCCCCTGGGGGAATCTCAACCGATAGGGTGTCGGAACGAACTGCTCGGCATCGTTCATGCGCACGTACAAGTCCAGACCGCGCTGCAGAGCCAGCATCATGGCGATGGCATGTGTGGCGATGGGCCCGCCGTACGCTCTCTTCTGGTTCGCCATGATGACGTCGCCATCGAGCAATCGCTTCGGCACGTCACCCGTAAAGCAGCCTTCCACTCCAACGTGGGAGGACTGGATGAATTGCAGCTTCTTTTCAGCGGCGAGCAGGTCTTTGGAACACGAGCCGCCTATCTGTATGTCGACGTCGGCCACTTGTGCGAGAAATTCCTTCGTCAAAGGTCTTGGCGCGCCCCGATCCACGACGATGATCTTCAGATCCGGCGCTGCCGTGCGCAGCCACGGAATCCACTGCGGCGATCGCTCCGCAAAGACAATCGCTTTTTTCGGCTTGCGCCAGCCCTTGACCATCTCGCGCACCGGTTTCTCGGTGAGCGTGAGGCCCAGGCGCTGGATGAGGGCCGCCACTTCCTCGTCCGTCATGGTCAACGGACCGGTGTAAGGCGGAGCAGCCGCAGCGGCATCGTCCTCGGCCGCGGACACTACGCCTGGACTCGCGAGCGGAAATGCGCAGGCGACGACGAGGACCATCCGTGACAGCGCCGTCGACCAACGCCCGGCGAGGGGGCTGGCCATCCGCTGCACGCCTTTCTCGAGTTTTCGCTCACCGATCATGATTGATCTCCTGTGGAATGCAGTGGATGTCAGAACTTGGCGCGCACGCCGAGCGTGTAGTAGCGGCCGACCACGTCGTAGATAGACCGGAAGGTCGCGATCGGCAGGCCCGGGTTGGCGCTGAGCGGCACGAGCGGATAATCCTTGTCGAACAGGTTGTTGATCGTCGTGTACACCTGCAACGCCGGTCCACTGCCAGGGTGCAATTCCATGCTGAGACTCAGGTCGGTGTAGGCGATCGACGGAATGTCGTTCTCCGCGTACACGAACAGATGCGATCTCTTGTAGCTGCCGATGTAGCGCTCCTGCGCACTCACCGTGAACCCACCGCGGGTGTAGTTGAGATCGAGATTACCGCGCCACTTCGGCATCGGGAACGGAATGCCGCCGACATCGGAGAAGTCCGCGACGCCCGCGTATTCGATCGTCGGCGCGGCCGAATTTCCCTGCGTCGTGTAACTCAACAGACGCGTCCCCAGGATGCGCGCGCTGAACTGGCCACCCGCGAGTTCCGTGCGGAATGAAGTCTCGAGATCGACGCCTTCATTTTGAATGCTCGAAACGTTCGTCTGGAAGATATTCACGCGCCGGATCAGGTTCGTGTCGGGGTAGCGGATCACCTGCGCGCACAGCGGGCTCGTGTAGTTGCTGTTGGCGCACTGGTCGAGCACCTGGATGCTGGTGAACTGGCTCGCGATCGCGTTCTTGATCTTGATGCGGTAGTAGTCGGCAGAGATCGCGAAGCCCGACAGGAACGTCGGCTGGAACACGATACCGCCCGTGAAGGTGTTACCGATTTCCGGTTGCAGGTCGGGATTGCCTCGGTTGACCTCGCTGTAGCTGGTCAGCAAGTTCGTCAACCGGTCGGAGTACGACTGGCCGCGCAGCGATTCACCCGAATACAACTCATAAAGAGTAGGCGCGCGAATGTCGCGCGACAGGGTTGCGCGGAAGCGCACTCCGCCGCCCGGCTCGTACGTGCTGCCCAGCTTCCAGGTCTTCACCGCACCGCTGGTGCTGTAGTCGGTGTAGCGGAACGCGCCGTTCAGTTCGAGCGACTTGGCGAGGAATACATCCTTGGCGAGCGGCACGGACACTTCGGTGAACAGCTCCTTGATGTCGTAGCTGCCCTTGGCGAAGCTCACGCTGGTCCCGTAGATGCGCGTGTCAACCGGCACGCCGCGCAGACCCAACGCCGCGGGATCCAGGGTGACCGCGGTGTCGCTGTTGCTGGTCTGGTCAAGACTCTGGTTGCGATATTCGGCTCCCACGACGGTCGCGACCGGACCCGCCCATGTCGAGAACGGCTCGCCCGTAACACTGAACTGGACGTCGTGGAGTTCGTTGATCGATTCCCACGTCGAGACGCCGAGCACGTAGTCGAGCGCCTCTTGCGTGATCGAGCCGGCGCCGAGCAGGTTGATCGGCACGCAGCCCGGCGCCGTCGTCGGATTGGTCAGCGTGACACGGCACACGATCTGGCTGCTGGCCGGATCAACCACCGCATCCAAAGCCGCGTAGTAGCGGATGTTGTTGTTCTGGATCGTCTCGTTGTTGAAGCGGGTGCGGCCGTAGCTGTACGTGAAGTCCCACTTGAAGCTGCTGTCGCCGAACGAGCCGCTGATGCCGGCGTTCGCGATGAGGGCACGTGTCCGCTGTTCCACCGGGGAATTCGGATATTCGGGCAGGTTGCGCCCTATCTGGATGCTCGGCGCGGTGCCGAACAGGGCGCGGACAGCGGGATCCAGGAACGCGTTTTCCGCGAAGATGCGCGGGCCACCGTTGCCCGTGGAAGAGGAGCTCGAACCCGCGTCCCAGTTCTTCGCGGTGCTGAAGCTCGCCTGCACGAAGGCTTCCATGTCGTTGCCCAGATCGTAGGACATGCGACCGAAGAACTGGTTGGTGGTCGACGCGGCAACGAGTGTGGAATCGTGCTTGTAGGCATATCCGTCACCGCCGAAGCCGAGGCCGGCGCGCCCGGTCGGAACGCCGGGATCGAACGGGCCGACGCTGCCGTCCGGCAGGAATTGCTGGCGGATCAGCGCTGCCGGACCCGACGAGATGTATCCACCATCCGACCCCGTGTTGAATTTCACACCCGTCACGTTGCGGAACGGATCGGCCACGGTACCCGCGCCGATCACCGCCCAATCTTCGTTCACCAGCTTGCGCGTGGATTTGTCCTTGATGCCATCCGTGTGCGAGGTCTCGGCGCTGAAGGTCAGATGCATCTGGCCGTCGAACAGCGAGCGGCCATAGGCGGCGCCCGCGCGGTAGGAATCATTGTCGCTGCGCGACGAGATACCGCCCTGCCCCTGCAGCTTCAGCCCTTCGAAATTCTTGTCGATGATGAAGTTGACGACACCCGAGACAGCGTCCGAGCCGTACGCAGCCGACGCACCGCCGGTGACGACGTCGATGCGCTCGATCAGCATCTGCGGAATCATGTTGGCATCGGTGCCGCCGGCATTGCCGGTCGGCGGCAGGCGCATGCCGTCCTGAAGCACCAGCACGCGCTGCGGCCCCAGCGAGCGCAGGTTGAGGTAATTGCCCGTGCGCACACGGTTCGAGGTCGAGTTGCGATCCTGCGAGTTGCTGATCGAGCCCTGGAAGACCGGAATCTGATTGAGCGCGTCGGGCAAGCTGGTCGGCGCTTTTTGCGCCAGGCTGTCGGCGCTCAACACGGTCACCGGCGTCGGCGCGGTGTAGCCGGCTGCGCGTACCAGGCGAGATCCTGTGACCACGACTTCTTCCACGTCGCCTTCGGAAGATTCCGCAACAACGGTTGGTGGGGGACTTTGAGATGGTGCGGCCGGGTCGGCATTGGGTGGGGCATCGGCCGCGTGGACGGCCATGGACAGCGCGCACGTAGTCGCCAGTGCCAAAGTGCGAAGAGCGCGAGCTTTCGATTGGACAACGGCGCGCGTCACGGCGGCCTCGTCAGTAACTGACAAAAACATGATTTTTCCCCCAAAGCGGAGTCTTGCTCCGCGAAATTTTCGACTGATACCCCGAAGGCAGAACAAGTAGCCAGAGATTGGACGCCCGAACCGGCGGTGCCTGATTTCGCCTGCCCTAGAAGACGAAAGCTGCGTTACGTTCTCTTGGATATTTATTCAAGCCAAACTATGTTGTGGTCAATATATACAGCAAACTTGCGCCGACGCCCACGAAAAAATGAACGCTGCTGCCGTTCCAGCACGTAAGGGCCGTCTCGAACACCACATATTCATGTGTGTACGCCAAGCGTATTCCGCCTCCGGCCGACTCTCGTTGCCTTCCCCGCTTTGCATATCCCGCTCACGTATCGCAAGTTTGGTAAGAATTATTTGCTATATTTATTTCTTGGTCAATATTATATCCACATGACGCGCTCGAAACTTCCGCGGCCGGAACTTTGGGGCAAGCAAGGGCGCCAAAGCCCCTAGAATTCCTGGCGCGGATCGCGACGCGCGTATCGACGGCGAAACCCAAGAACACAACAGCTGGATCGACATGAACGACAAATCGCCCAATGGCCTCGCCCGGCTCTTCAAATCGGCCGCCGTCATCGAACCGTACGAGATGCGCGCCGTGATACTGAGCATGGTGTTTTTCTTTCTGCTGTTCGGCAGCTACTCGATCGTGAAGCCGGTGCGCGACGCAATGGGCACCGTGTACGGCATGGCGAACATCCAGGAGCTGTTCACCGGAACCTTCATAGCGAGCTTCCTGTTCGCGCCGCTGTACTCGTGGCTCGCCTCGCGCATCAAGCTCTCCACGTTCCTGCCCTGCGTGTACGGCTTCGTGAGCTTGAGCATCCTGGTCTTCTATCTGCTGTTCGAATCTGCCGACGGCAAGGATCGCGGCGAAGCCGCGGCGTTCTACATCTGGGTAAGCACCTTCAACATCCTGATCATCTCGGTGTTCTGGACGTTCATGGCCGACATCTTCTCGCGCACGCAGGCCAAGCGTCTGTTCGGCTTCGTTGCGGCTGGTGGCACCCTCGGCGGGATCGCAGGGCCCCTCGTCGCCACCGTGCTGGTGAAGTCGGTGGGCAACAACAACCTCATGCTCATCTCGGCGCTGGGCTTCGTGCTCACCGCGGTGCTGGTGCGCATGCTCACGGCGGAGAAACGGCGCATGGTCGCCGCGGGGGTCGAAACTCAGAGCACGACACTCGACCGGCGTCTGGCGGGTAATCCGTTCGATGGCTTCAAGCTGCTGTTCCGCTCGCCCTATCTACTTCTGCTGGCGCTGTTCCTGCTGCTGATGACGTGGATCTCGACGATCGTGTACATCCAGCTCGGGGACCTGATCACCAAAGCCTTCGACAGCCGCGAAGCGCGCACGCAGGCCTACGCCACCATCGACTTGGCTGTGAACACGGGGGCGGTGTTCATCCAGCTGTTCGGCACCGGGCGCATCATCTCGCGCTTCGGCGTGACTACCGGCCTGCTGGTGAACCCGGTCATCATGGTGGTCGCTTTCGTGGCGGTGCTGCTGTCGCCGGTGCTGATGGTGCTGGGCGGCATCCAGGTGCTGCGGCGCGTGGCGGAGTACGCGGTGGCGAAGCCCACGCGCGAAATGCTGTTCACGGTGGTGGACCAGGAGAGCAAGTACAAGGCCAAGAACGTCATCGACACCGTGGTGTACCGCTTCGGTGATGTGAGCTCGGCGTGGGTGAGCTCGTTCATCTTGCCGTTCGGCATCGGCGGCATGGCGATCTTCGGTGCGGTGGTGGCGGCGGTCTGGTTCCCGGTCGCCTGGCTGCTGGGCAAACGCTACGAGAGCGTGCGGGGCGACGATATCGTTGGCGGGGCTACGAGACACGAGTGACTTCGTCACGGCCGGGTCCGCGTCGCTGGTTCCGAACCTTCGACGCTGCCGCGCCGCACGAGCGCAAGGCTACGATCGTGGCCTTTTGCTGCAACTTCATCCTGCTCGGCAGCTACTACATCCTGCGTCCGGTCAGAGATGCGATGGCGACCGTGGTCGGAGTCGACCAGCTCCAGAACCTGTTCACTGGAACGTTCCTGCTCACTCTTCTCTGTGCTCCCGTGTTCGCGTGGCTGGTCGGCACATTCAAACTGTCTCGTGTGCTCATCGGCGTGTTCTGGTTCCTGATCCTCAATCTACTGATCTTCGTTTTCTTCTTCGGCATCGCTCCTGAAAACCACCTGCTCGCAACGGCGTTCTACTGGTGGTTCAGCGTGGTGAATCTGTTCATGGTCTCGCTCTTCTGGAGCCTGATCGTCGATGTGTTCACCGCAGACCAAGCTGCCCGACTCATCCCGTTCATCGCAGCCGGCGGCAGCCTCGGAGCCATCGCGGGCCCGCTCGTGGCCAGCTTGTTCTCGACGATGGTCGGCATTCAGGGGCTGCTGGTGGTCGCCGCCGCGGGCCTTGTGCTGGTCATCCTGCTGGTCGGCCGGCTCATGCGCGAGAAGGTCCTGCTTCAGCAAAGCCACGAGGAAGCGCAGCGTTCGACAATGGATCACGGGCTCAAAGGCCATCCGTTCGACGGTTTTTCCGCCCTCTTCAAGTCGTTGTATCTCTCGAACCTCGCCGTGTTCTTCCTGCTGATGACCTGGATCTCGACGATCGGCTACTTCATCCAGACCGATTTCATCGCCAACGCCTTCGCCGGCGTGGAGGCCAGAACACAGGCGCTGGCGGAGATAGATCTGGCAGTGAACCTCTGTTCTTTTGCGCTGCTGTTGTTTGGCCTGAAGCAATTCATCCTGCGCTTCGGTGTGACCGCGAGCCTCATCCTCAATCCAGTACTGATGGCGACGTCGTTCGTGCTGTTCGCGTTATCACCGACTTTGCTGATGATTCAGGCCATGCAGGGCCTCCGCCGCGTCACGCAGTACGCCATCGCCAGACCCAGTCGCGAGATCTGCTTCACAGTCGTTCCCCAGGAGCAGCGCTACAAGGTCAAGAACGTCATCGACACGGTGATCTATCGGCTGGGCGATCTGACGGCTGCGTGGGGACAAGCGGGGTTGCGGTCGATGGGCATTGGGTTTCAGGGTGCCATGGCCGTCGGTGTGATCGCCTCGGGCGCGTGGGGACTGAGCGCCTGGGCATTGGGGCGTCAATACGAGCGCCGCCGCAGTGCCAGCGCGGCGCCTGCACCTGCGATGAATGCGTTGCCAAACACGCTTTCGTAGCGATTTGCCCAACGCGATTCGACGTCGGTGACTGCCACCATGTCGGCCGGGCGTCGGCCTCCTCGAGGATGGCGCTTTCCAGATGGATCCGATAAAGATTCGTTGGAGTCAGCTTCGCGCCCCGCAGCTCCACCACCGCCCGCAGGTGCACAGCGGCAAGGCTCGCGCCGCTCCGTACCGCGAACTCCACATCGGCGCCACCGGCTTGCCGTGGGCCTGGCATTGCCGCCGCGGTGGGTTAGTGTTAGACGGCGTCTGGAAAAAAAGCGAAGCGCACTGAATGTTACATAGCACTGCTCCACGACCCGAGAGTTCCCCGTGGGTGAATCGACTTCTGAGCTGGAGCTGGATGGGGCTCGCCTGCATCACGTGGATCAGCGCAGGGCTCTTCGGCCTCTACATCCTGGCCTTCTATGCCGCCGCGCTATACGACGGCGAAATGGCGAAATGGAACGGGGTTCTCCCGGGCCTGTATGAGCCGGGCAGCGCGGTGGCGACGGTCGGTATCGGTGCGCATTTCGCCGCGGGGGGCATCATCCTCGCTCTCGGCAGCATCCAGCTCATCGGCGCCGTTCGCGCAAGACTGCCGGCGGTGCATCGATGGATCGGGCGTATCTACGTGAGCGCTTCGATTCTCGCGGGCCTGGGCGGGCTCGCGTTCATCCTCGTCCGCGGCACGATCGGCGGGCCCGTGATGAGCCTCGGCTTCGGGCTTTATGGCGCGCTCACGGTGCTCTGCGCGGTGCAGGCTCTTCGATACGCGCGTGCACGTCAGTTCGACGCGCACCGCGCGTGGGCGCTGCGCCTCTTTGCGCTCGCCATCGGGTCGTGGCTGTATCGCATGGACTATGGGTTCTGGCTGCTGCTCACGGGCGGCATGGGACACAGCCAAACTTTTCGCGGCCCGTTCGACCAGGTCATGGCGTTCTTCTTCTACATTCCCAATCTGCTCGTCGTGGAAGTGCTGCTGCGCTCGGCGCGCAGGGAAGCGTCGGTCGCCGGGAAATTTGCCGCGACGGTAGTGTTCGTCGCGGCTGGCGGCTTCCTGTTGCTTGGGACTTACTACTTCACCAGGTTCTACTGGGGGCCTGCGATCGTGCAGCGGCTCTTCGGCTGACGGGCCGTAACGCAGACCGCCGGGAAGCTTCGCGGCACGCCATCGCCGCGCGGGCCGCGCGATGAACTCTTTCGCAACACGTGGTCACTCAATTGTTGGGATAGTCGACCTGACCCCGTTCGCAACGGCAAGTAAGAATTGGCGGAGAGAGAGGAAGCAAGTCAGCTTTATAAGCTGTTGGTTCGGTGAGATGTTTTTGAGTGAGGTCTTGCCACATACCATCATTTTCTGGCTTGAAACTCCCACGTAAGTATTGAGGGGATTCCCGCCGAAGCCGCCCTCCCGCGAAAGATGTCCGGAAACTTCAGGTCAAGCCAGTGTCCGGGATCTTAAGGTCAGGTCACCTGGCCGCAGAGACGCCTTCGAAGGCGTGTAGATAGACCGCTTCGCGATGGCTCCTTCCACCGCATCGTTGCACAAGTCCGCGCTCATGCTGTTAGAAGTGATGACCTCAAGCCGAATTTGCCACCAGGTCATCTCGCGAATTTTTATGCATATGGATACGCTGCGCTCCAGTGAGCAGCCTTGTTGCAACCACGGAATTCGAGCAGTGGCCCGGAAGACCGCGGGACGAATAAAGCAAGGCGCGAATCCTTTCGCGATTGGATTCCGCAGCGCCCGGCAACTTCGCTGACTGCCAGTCGGTCAAAGTGTGAGCGAAATGCGCAACTCAGCCGCGGTGACGCATTCTCACAGACAAACTTCTTCAGTTCACGGGCACCACCTCGGTGACTTTGATTTTGAGGCTCGTGGTCCAACGCTGCGTGGCACCCGGCGCCACGCTCGTTCCCGTGATCGGGGCCGAGGCCCGGACGATCCTGGAACTCGACCCGAGATTCGCGCCGCCACTCCACGTCCTGGTATCGACGGAGTCGGAGGAGTAGACCGTGGTTTGCGTGGCATTTCCGCTAATGTCATAGGACGTCTTGGTCCCATGGGGCGTCCCGACCAAAAAACTCGAATCGGCACATCCATTGGCGTTCTGGAACCACAGGTACAAATACGGCGAGGCGTTGTGCCCGCGCGCATCCAGGTTCCAGCGATCCACGCGATAGCTCACGAAGAAGCCGGGGACGCCGCACTGCTGGACCTCGGCATTCGAGTCATCCGCGGTGATCGAGAATTTCTCGTACCTGCAGCGCCATGCGCCTTCCGCGCAGATCGCCTCGTAAGTAGAAGATTGCTCGATGCGGGTGCCGGTCAGTTCGAGCGCCTCCGCCTTGTGCAGCTTGCCGCTGGTCGTGAAGCTTTCGCGGAGTTTGCCGGTGAAGGCGGTCTCCGGGTTGGGGTTGTCGTAGTCGATTTCGTAGGTGTGGATCTGGTTCCAGTCGATCGAGATGTCGTAGGTCGAGCGGCCACAGGTATTCATCACCCAATCCAGGTCGGTGACCGTCTCGACGCCGAGCAGCGCGGCCTGCCGCAGCATGCCGAGGAGCTGCACGACGGCCGCGGAATTGCGGTTCGCCGAGCAGTCCTGCATCGCGATGTCGATACCGCGTTTCGTGTAATCGGTTACCAGTGACGTGGTGGTCGAGTCGGCTTCGTCGTGGATGCCAAGAAGCTGACGCTCCCGCGCCCACGTGAACAGTTTCTGCGTCGCATCGCGGAACTGCGCGAGGTCCGCGTCCGGAGCATTCGCGGCCGCAACTGCGGGCGCGACGACGTCGTTGTAGTACGCGTCGACGCGGGCCCGCATCTGTGCGTACCAGTCTTCGTTACCGGCGGCGGCGGCACGCACGTTCGTCTTGAGTCGCGCGCGGCCGGCGAGCGCGCCAGCGGGAGTGCCGAGCTCGGCCTTGCGCAGTCCGTACGACGGCGGTGCGAGGGCGGCCTCGAGCTGGGCGCTGTCTTCGGCGGGCCAGGACGTGGAGAGCAGGTCGGCCTGCGCGTCGTCGAGTGTGGCGATGCCGAACAGGCCGAGGTGGTCAACGACGGTCGTGAGCGTGAGCGACGACCATGCGCCATCGGCATTCTTGTAAACGGGGACGAGGTGCAGCTGCGTGCCGTCCGCGCGCGCCGAGAAGATCACCGGCTCACCACCCAGCGCGTCGAGCGCCGCCTGGGTGAGCGTGAACGTGATGCGCAGGCGGTTGTTAGTCTGGAGCTCAGGAATGGCGGCGTCCGCCGGGTCGAGATGGAACGCGCCGCGCACCGCGTGTAATGGCAGCGGGTGTGCGCTGTCCACCGCGGCGAGCAAAACCTGCGTGACGGCGAGCGACTGATCTTCGAGAAACGCGTTGCCCGGAATGCCGATGGTCGCCGTGACACCCTCGGCGACGGCGATGTCGGCCGCCCCGCCCGGAACCTGGACGGTGGCATCCGTGGAACTCGCGACATCGAAATACGCAATCGCGTTGTCGGCGGGCGTCACGGCGACGGTGAACGGGTTCGCCGCGTGCGGAAATTCGCCGCTCGGACCGCTGCCGCCTCCGCCACCGCCGCCTGGGTCCGGCGGCGTGGTGGCAATCACCGTGAGCTGCGCGCTGCCGCTGGTCACGCTGCCGGCGCTGTTGCTGACGACAACGGAGAAGTACCGGCCGTTCATGCCGACGTCCGTGGCGCTGGTGACGTAGCTCGCGCCGGTGGCTCCCGCGATATCGATCCAGGTCGTGCCGTCGGTGGAGCTGCGCCACTGATAGGTCAGCGGCGCGGTGCCGCCAGCCGAGATGGAAAGAGTCGCCGTTGCCGGCGCGGCGACGCTGGTCGCCGCGGGCTGAGCCGTGATGCTGGGCGCGACCGCCGCCGGCGGGACAACGACGGGGTCCGTCGATGGCGTGTCGTTCGATCCGCCACCGCAGCCGGAGATCAACAACACCAGCAGGCAGAGGGATCCGAGGGCGGTTCTCATCACATAATCTCCGCGGCGGCCGGAAACCCCGGCGCTTCGGATGTAGATACGAAATGACGGGCGTTTTCGTACACGGTCGCGAGGCTTTCTTTTGATGTGGGAAACTCGGCGACGTGAAGAAGCGCGAAGTCATGAAGCCTCCAGCCGCCCACGTGCCGGTCACTCAATTGCTCGCCCTCGCCCGCGATGGTGACGCGCAGGCTCTCGATGCCGCGTACGCCGCGCTGTACGAGGAGCTCAAACTGGCCGCACGCCGACAGCTGCGGCGCAATCGCGGCGCCTTCGAAACCACCGCGCTGGTGCACGAGGCGTACCTGAAACTGGCCGGAGGCGAACTGCCATCGCCGAATGATCGACATCACCTGCTGGCGTTATCGGCGCGCGCGATGCGCCAGGTGCTGGTCGACCACGCGCGACACTCCAGCGCCGACAAACGCGATGCCGGTGGCACGACGCTCGCGCTGCACGAAGGGGATGCCGTCGCGGCGTCGGCCGATGTGCTCGGCGTGCTGATCGTCGACGACGCCATCGAGACACTGCAGAAGATAGACGCGCGCATGGCGCGCGTGGTCGAGCTGCGCTGCTTCGGCGGCTACGACGTGGCCGAGATCGCGCGCATCCTGGATATGCCGGACTACACGGTGCGCCGCGACTGGCGCAAGGCGCGTGCGCTGCTGCTGGCGGAGCTGGGCGCTTGAGCCTCGACGAAAAAGAGACCCGCCGCGCGCTGCAGATCTTCGAGCAAGTCGCGGATCTCCCGGGCGATGCCCGCGCAGCGAAACTCGCGGAACTGTGCGCCGATGAGGCGCCGCTGCGAAAGAGAATCGAGTCCATGCTGGCGGCCGATGCCGGTTCCGGCGATCCATTCGATGACAACCTGGCGCAGTGGAGCGCCGCGCTCGGGCGGGCGCCTCTAGAAGTGCAACCGGGAGCAACCATTGGCGCGTGGCGTATCGTCGCGATCGCCGGCCGCGGCGGCATGGGCACGGTCTTCGAAGTGGAACGCGCCGACGGCGCCTACCAGCAGCGCGCTGCGCTCAAGCTGGTGCACGCGGCGGAGGATTTTTCCTCCATCCGCGGACGATTCCTGCGCGAGCGGCAGATACTCGCGCACCTGCGACATCCGCACATCGCCGCGTTGCTGGATGGCGGCTTCACCACCGATGGTGATCCGTACTTCGTCATGGAGCACGTGGATGGCATCGCCATCGATCGCTGGTGCAACGAACATCGGCGGGACGTGCGTGCGCGCGTGCGACTGTTCCTGCAAGTGATCGACGCCGTGGGCCACGCGCATCGCAACCTGCTGGTGCACCGTGACCTGAAACCCTCGAACCTGTTGGTGGACGCGGCCGGTCACGTCAAGCTGCTGGATTTCGGCATTGCCAAACAACTGCAGGATCCGGAGGTCACGGTGCTCACCGAGCGCGCTGTGACCTTTGGTTATGCCGCGCCGGAGCAATTGCACGACGCGCCCGTCACCACGGCCACCGACATCTGGCAACTGGGCATCGTGTTGCACCTGTTGCTGGCGGGCTCACACCCGTTTGGCATCTCGCGGGACACGCCGCTCGCGCGGCAAGTGCAGCAGTTGCAAGGCGATGCGGAGCCTTTGACAAGGGCCGCCGCGCACGCGTCGACTTCCGAAGCCGCGCTGCGCGGCGAGACCGATGCGGCGTCGCTGGCAAAGCGGCTGCGCGGTGGTCTGGCGGCGGTGGTTGCCGGCTGCCTGCGTCACGATCCGCTGGCGCGCTACGGCAGCGCCGAAGAATTGGCCGCCGATCTGCGGCGCTGGCTGGCCAACCAGCCGGTGCTCGCGGCACACGCCGGTCCGGGAGAACGCGCGCGGCTCTGGCTCCGACGCAATCGGCTGCTGGCCGCCTCCGTGGCGGCGGTATCGCTGGCGCTGATCGGCGGCATCGCGTTGTCGCTGTGGCAGGCGCACGAGGCGAGGCGCGAGAGCGCCCGCGCGCGCGAGTCGCTGCAGTTCCTCGCCGACACGCTGGCGGCTGCATCACCGGAGCAGGCACTCAACAGCGAAGTGAGCGTGCGGCAGTTGCTCGACAGCGCGCGCCAGCAGCTCGACCGCCGCGGCGCCGCCGATCCACGCATACGGCAGCCGGTGCAGCGCATGCTCGGGCGGCTGTACGCTTCGGTGGGGCAGTACCAGCAAGCCGCCGAGTTGCTCGAAGCAGGCACTCGAGATGTGGAGGGGGAAGGACGCGACGCGGCGCTCGCGCTGGCCGACGACCTGGTCGTCTATTCCGACACGCTCGGCAGCCTGGAAAAGACCGAGCAGAGTCTCGCGGTCTCGGATCGGGCCGCCGCGCTGCGCACACGGTTCGCGCCCGAT
This sequence is a window from Pseudomonadota bacterium. Protein-coding genes within it:
- a CDS encoding serine/threonine-protein kinase, which encodes MSLDEKETRRALQIFEQVADLPGDARAAKLAELCADEAPLRKRIESMLAADAGSGDPFDDNLAQWSAALGRAPLEVQPGATIGAWRIVAIAGRGGMGTVFEVERADGAYQQRAALKLVHAAEDFSSIRGRFLRERQILAHLRHPHIAALLDGGFTTDGDPYFVMEHVDGIAIDRWCNEHRRDVRARVRLFLQVIDAVGHAHRNLLVHRDLKPSNLLVDAAGHVKLLDFGIAKQLQDPEVTVLTERAVTFGYAAPEQLHDAPVTTATDIWQLGIVLHLLLAGSHPFGISRDTPLARQVQQLQGDAEPLTRAAAHASTSEAALRGETDAASLAKRLRGGLAAVVAGCLRHDPLARYGSAEELAADLRRWLANQPVLAAHAGPGERARLWLRRNRLLAASVAAVSLALIGGIALSLWQAHEARRESARARESLQFLADTLAAASPEQALNSEVSVRQLLDSARQQLDRRGAADPRIRQPVQRMLGRLYASVGQYQQAAELLEAGTRDVEGEGRDAALALADDLVVYSDTLGSLEKTEQSLAVSDRAAALRTRFAPDDPEQQLRALAHQTLGHVVKYGWDACRKRAEAALAMALAMRDPPVDVVLRLYSDLGSIANFTDDRARLLQSSEQGLAFADRRGIPADSPQRFVLLRNRIEGLMMEGRAAEAEAVSREAIGMLEKTGGVGMTRLGVLYNVLGKSLRAQGRYREARATLTHSLELMPAADSGPRNLATALSSLAILNSAMGDYDLSQRQIHQAVANMNQTVLAPTDTFRVSLERNHVQVLLDCGKWREAMSSLEQLLPIVRDTQGEDSGQFAELVIQHMEARRQAGDSVGGRRLLVEARARALRSGLPDSDLQFTRLLRFEAAFARLDGDLVTAERSQREALRRLPSAGNAFEVALASYELAEILATRGQRREASELLAPALPVLRQSVLPQQSGLKAAEALAQKLRAATRTP